A genomic region of Xiphophorus couchianus chromosome 18, X_couchianus-1.0, whole genome shotgun sequence contains the following coding sequences:
- the bloc1s3 gene encoding biogenesis of lysosome-related organelles complex 1 subunit 3 isoform X1 has translation MSSSRYPIVVQGEASETDSDDEVYITSLTSHQTTAGGAKVPGEASETDSEDDPQQAVRSSVMAQESAQILKRELPPLIVVRDNPDVQSIVEDRPSPSHKPYAGDTLLQQKLLESNSRLYTDVGQRVRQVYGSASKEVHSVTSQLNTSQSAIINASHSIRLILDDLKAVSEKIDIITSCQILPDININHDYLTSPTP, from the exons ATGTCCAGCAGCAGATACCCGATAGTGGTGCAGGGGGAAGCGTCTGAAACGGACTCCGATGATGAAGTCTACATCACTTCTCTAACTTCTCACCAAACTACCGCAGGAGGAGCCAAg GTTCCTGGGGAAGCCTCGGAGACGGACAGTGAAGATGATCCGCAGCAGGCGGTCAGATCCTCTGTAATGGCTCAGGAGAGTGCTCAGATACTCAAGAGAGAGCTGCCCCCTCTTATTGTGGTCAGAGACAACCCCGATGTGCAGTCCATAGTAGAAGACAGGCCGAGCCCTTCACACAAGCCTTATG CAGGAGATACCCTTCTacagcagaagctgctggagtCCAACAGCCGGCTGTATACCGATGTGGGGCAGAGGGTCCGACAGGTTTACGGCAGTGCCAGTAAGGAG GTCCACAGTGTGACATCTCAGCTGAATACATCCCAGAGTGCCATCATCAATGCTTCCCACAGTATCAGATTAATTCTGGACGATCTGAAGGCTGTGTCCGAGAAGATCGACATTATCACCAGCTGCCAAATACTGCCTGATATTAATATCAACCATGATTATTTAACTTCACCTACACCTTAA
- the bloc1s3 gene encoding biogenesis of lysosome-related organelles complex 1 subunit 3 isoform X2 produces MSSSRYPIVVQGEASETDSDDEVYITSLTSHQTTAGGAKVPGEASETDSEDDPQQAVRSSVMAQESAQILKRELPPLIVVRDNPDVQSIVEDRPSPSHKPYGDTLLQQKLLESNSRLYTDVGQRVRQVYGSASKEVHSVTSQLNTSQSAIINASHSIRLILDDLKAVSEKIDIITSCQILPDININHDYLTSPTP; encoded by the exons ATGTCCAGCAGCAGATACCCGATAGTGGTGCAGGGGGAAGCGTCTGAAACGGACTCCGATGATGAAGTCTACATCACTTCTCTAACTTCTCACCAAACTACCGCAGGAGGAGCCAAg GTTCCTGGGGAAGCCTCGGAGACGGACAGTGAAGATGATCCGCAGCAGGCGGTCAGATCCTCTGTAATGGCTCAGGAGAGTGCTCAGATACTCAAGAGAGAGCTGCCCCCTCTTATTGTGGTCAGAGACAACCCCGATGTGCAGTCCATAGTAGAAGACAGGCCGAGCCCTTCACACAAGCCTTATG GAGATACCCTTCTacagcagaagctgctggagtCCAACAGCCGGCTGTATACCGATGTGGGGCAGAGGGTCCGACAGGTTTACGGCAGTGCCAGTAAGGAG GTCCACAGTGTGACATCTCAGCTGAATACATCCCAGAGTGCCATCATCAATGCTTCCCACAGTATCAGATTAATTCTGGACGATCTGAAGGCTGTGTCCGAGAAGATCGACATTATCACCAGCTGCCAAATACTGCCTGATATTAATATCAACCATGATTATTTAACTTCACCTACACCTTAA
- the bloc1s3 gene encoding biogenesis of lysosome-related organelles complex 1 subunit 3 isoform X4 encodes MSSSRYPIVVQGEASETDSDDEVYITSLTSHQTTAGGAKVPGEASETDSEDDPQQAVRSSVMAQESAQILKRELPPLIVVRDNPDVQSIVEDRPSPSHKPYGDTLLQQKLLESNSRLYTDVGQRVRQVYGSASPQCDISAEYIPECHHQCFPQYQINSGRSEGCVREDRHYHQLPNTA; translated from the exons ATGTCCAGCAGCAGATACCCGATAGTGGTGCAGGGGGAAGCGTCTGAAACGGACTCCGATGATGAAGTCTACATCACTTCTCTAACTTCTCACCAAACTACCGCAGGAGGAGCCAAg GTTCCTGGGGAAGCCTCGGAGACGGACAGTGAAGATGATCCGCAGCAGGCGGTCAGATCCTCTGTAATGGCTCAGGAGAGTGCTCAGATACTCAAGAGAGAGCTGCCCCCTCTTATTGTGGTCAGAGACAACCCCGATGTGCAGTCCATAGTAGAAGACAGGCCGAGCCCTTCACACAAGCCTTATG GAGATACCCTTCTacagcagaagctgctggagtCCAACAGCCGGCTGTATACCGATGTGGGGCAGAGGGTCCGACAGGTTTACGGCAGTGCCA GTCCACAGTGTGACATCTCAGCTGAATACATCCCAGAGTGCCATCATCAATGCTTCCCACAGTATCAGATTAATTCTGGACGATCTGAAGGCTGTGTCCGAGAAGATCGACATTATCACCAGCTGCCAAATACTGCCTGA
- the bloc1s3 gene encoding biogenesis of lysosome-related organelles complex 1 subunit 3 isoform X3, producing MSSSRYPIVVQGEASETDSDDEVYITSLTSHQTTAGGAKVPGEASETDSEDDPQQAVRSSVMAQESAQILKRELPPLIVVRDNPDVQSIVEDRPSPSHKPYAGDTLLQQKLLESNSRLYTDVGQRVRQVYGSASPQCDISAEYIPECHHQCFPQYQINSGRSEGCVREDRHYHQLPNTA from the exons ATGTCCAGCAGCAGATACCCGATAGTGGTGCAGGGGGAAGCGTCTGAAACGGACTCCGATGATGAAGTCTACATCACTTCTCTAACTTCTCACCAAACTACCGCAGGAGGAGCCAAg GTTCCTGGGGAAGCCTCGGAGACGGACAGTGAAGATGATCCGCAGCAGGCGGTCAGATCCTCTGTAATGGCTCAGGAGAGTGCTCAGATACTCAAGAGAGAGCTGCCCCCTCTTATTGTGGTCAGAGACAACCCCGATGTGCAGTCCATAGTAGAAGACAGGCCGAGCCCTTCACACAAGCCTTATG CAGGAGATACCCTTCTacagcagaagctgctggagtCCAACAGCCGGCTGTATACCGATGTGGGGCAGAGGGTCCGACAGGTTTACGGCAGTGCCA GTCCACAGTGTGACATCTCAGCTGAATACATCCCAGAGTGCCATCATCAATGCTTCCCACAGTATCAGATTAATTCTGGACGATCTGAAGGCTGTGTCCGAGAAGATCGACATTATCACCAGCTGCCAAATACTGCCTGA
- the trappc6bl gene encoding trafficking protein particle complex subunit 6B, like, producing the protein MADDSLFEFLHMEIVSHIFNEQQSSKGELDNKDRAACISLLEAMGFRVGQGLIERLTRDTPSFKDELDIMKFICKDFWTKVFRRQVDNLRTNHQGTYVLQDNKFSFLTQFSGGKQYLDQAPKYLAFSCGVVRGALSNLGLESVVTAEVSIMPSCKFQVVIQKL; encoded by the exons ATGGCAGACGACTCCTTGTTTGAGTTTCTCCATATGGAGATTGTTTCGCACATTTTCAATGAGCAGCAGTCGAGTAAAGGAGAGCTGGACAACAAG GACAGAGCGGCATGTATTTCTCTCTTAGAAGCGATGGGCTTCAGGGTGGGACAAGGTCTCATTGAGAG ACTGACAAGGGACACCCCCAGCTTTAAGGATGAGTTGGATATtatgaagtttatttgtaaagactTCTGGACTAAGGTGTTTAGGAGACAAGTGGATAACCTCCGGACAAACCATCAG GGGACCTATGTTTTACAGGAcaacaagttttcttttctgactCAGTTTTCCGGTGGGAAACAGTATCTGGATCAGGCCCCCAAG tATCTTGCTTTTTCTTGCGGTGTGGTGAGAGGAGCTCTGTCTAACCTCGGGCTGGAGAGTGTGGTGACAGCTGAGGTCTCCATCATGCCGTCAT GTAAGTTTCAGGTGGTCATCCAGAAGCTGTAA